One Vallitalea pronyensis genomic region harbors:
- a CDS encoding NUDIX domain-containing protein, protein MSNYRLSARAIVIRNDNVLLNEFNNGEYYNLPGGGVEVDETLRDAVAREVLEESGLSVFVREMLYIYEYNPIRDEYRYGPRGGLSHVFRCEIDESKEVMVHRVLDSDPKNSSISTGCKWVSIDELKTINLVPKINNIIIQDIRRKDFTTKFLEDIH, encoded by the coding sequence ATGAGCAATTATAGATTGAGTGCAAGAGCTATTGTTATCAGGAATGATAATGTATTACTGAATGAATTCAATAATGGAGAGTATTATAATCTTCCTGGGGGTGGTGTTGAAGTTGATGAAACTTTGAGAGATGCTGTAGCTAGGGAAGTACTTGAGGAAAGTGGGCTAAGTGTTTTTGTTAGGGAGATGCTGTACATATATGAATATAATCCAATAAGAGATGAATATAGATATGGACCACGAGGAGGATTAAGCCATGTATTTAGATGCGAAATTGATGAATCTAAAGAAGTGATGGTACATAGAGTACTTGATTCTGACCCTAAAAATAGCTCTATTAGTACGGGATGTAAGTGGGTTTCAATTGATGAATTGAAAACTATTAATCTTGTTCCTAAAATTAACAATATTATTATTCAAGACATAAGAAGAAAGGATTTTACAACAAAATTTCTAGAAGATATACATTAA
- a CDS encoding cache domain-containing sensor histidine kinase, producing the protein MLKKLSVRNQLILFLLVTIILVLVMQIYSYFRGEKIIQHNVETYTHNVMTQMSNNVNTVLARIKKSNVSILSNTYIQDFLQEKNPSEKIELDNYIAKFLYPMLNANKDIASILLVDEDGKFYRYVYNEEYVPEIVIYQKLVKKYRINDQHHAKRFFSTPMTFGDDIYYCYVAPVYIFDTNKTRKKIGDSIIVINATHWKHYFNDILFAPDYQLLIVDENNQLVFSNGTDDNEDMDIPYITSQLADDDRLVRTVYHDKNIILNSQSIEETGWKIISLIYSDTLFQSLRKDSILQLTLGIGLFFLLLIIGITIIRNFTKPINEVLRTIKMIGKGKTKKKIVVKPNNEIKIIADAINHMMDNIRTMQTKIFNTQQELYEMELKKKFSEIQYKQAELSALQSQINPHFLYNTLDCIKSIGLVYDIEEIVQISSSMSDIFRYSIKGKELVTIEEEIACISNYLQIMSIRFMEKFTYTMNMDDQLYPCKIIKMILQPIVENSIFHGLEPKKGHGHLQIKGKLDNDIVTFTISDNGIGMKEEELKKLIDYMDSYYASNDMYVENTGGLGVANINKRIKTFFGDAYGVWITSTKDIGTTVTVLLPKQM; encoded by the coding sequence ATGTTAAAAAAATTATCTGTTAGGAATCAGTTAATTTTATTTCTTCTTGTGACGATTATTTTGGTGCTGGTTATGCAAATATACAGCTATTTTCGTGGTGAAAAAATCATTCAACATAATGTGGAGACTTATACACATAATGTGATGACCCAAATGTCCAATAATGTGAATACTGTCTTGGCCCGTATAAAAAAATCCAATGTGTCCATTCTCTCCAATACCTACATACAAGATTTCCTTCAAGAAAAAAATCCCAGTGAAAAAATAGAGCTTGATAACTACATTGCTAAATTTCTATACCCTATGTTAAACGCCAACAAAGATATTGCCTCCATATTGCTTGTGGATGAAGATGGCAAGTTTTATCGCTATGTGTATAATGAAGAATATGTACCTGAAATCGTCATCTATCAAAAGTTGGTGAAAAAATACCGCATCAATGATCAGCATCATGCAAAAAGATTTTTTTCAACGCCCATGACTTTTGGTGATGACATCTATTATTGTTATGTTGCACCTGTTTATATCTTTGATACCAACAAAACCCGAAAAAAAATAGGTGACTCCATCATTGTCATCAATGCCACACACTGGAAACATTATTTTAATGATATTCTTTTTGCACCAGATTATCAATTATTAATCGTGGATGAAAACAATCAATTAGTCTTCTCGAATGGTACAGATGATAACGAAGACATGGATATCCCTTATATCACCAGTCAACTGGCTGACGATGATCGTCTTGTCCGTACTGTTTATCATGATAAGAACATTATTCTAAACAGCCAGTCCATTGAAGAAACAGGTTGGAAAATCATTAGTCTCATTTATTCGGATACCCTTTTTCAGAGTTTAAGAAAAGACTCTATTTTACAGCTGACATTAGGTATTGGTTTATTCTTTCTTCTCCTGATTATCGGCATCACCATCATTCGTAATTTTACGAAACCCATTAACGAAGTACTGCGCACAATAAAAATGATTGGAAAAGGTAAAACGAAAAAGAAAATCGTGGTCAAGCCCAACAATGAAATAAAAATCATCGCCGATGCCATCAACCATATGATGGATAATATTCGCACCATGCAAACAAAAATCTTTAATACCCAACAAGAATTATACGAAATGGAGCTTAAAAAGAAGTTCTCAGAAATTCAATATAAACAAGCTGAGCTGTCAGCATTGCAAAGCCAAATTAATCCTCATTTTTTGTATAACACACTGGATTGCATTAAGAGCATCGGATTGGTGTATGATATTGAGGAAATTGTTCAAATCTCCAGTTCAATGTCCGATATCTTTCGTTACAGCATAAAAGGAAAAGAGCTAGTGACCATTGAAGAGGAAATCGCATGTATCAGCAATTACTTACAGATTATGTCCATTCGCTTTATGGAAAAGTTCACCTATACCATGAATATGGATGACCAGCTATATCCCTGTAAAATCATTAAGATGATTCTTCAACCCATTGTTGAAAATTCAATCTTCCACGGTTTAGAACCTAAAAAAGGGCATGGTCATTTACAGATAAAAGGCAAATTAGACAATGATATCGTCACATTCACCATATCCGATAATGGCATTGGTATGAAAGAAGAAGAATTAAAAAAATTAATCGACTATATGGACTCATACTATGCGTCCAATGATATGTATGTAGAGAATACAGGGGGCTTAGGTGTAGCTAATATTAATAAACGGATTAAAACCTTTTTTGGTGATGCTTACGGTGTATGGATTACCAGTACAAAGGATATAGGGACTACTGTTACTGTTTTATTGCCTAAACAGATGTAG
- the blaOXA gene encoding class D beta-lactamase, which yields MVLKSSWKVRLIKYSFFVLSFFLICILTYSINVNHGELSQNLEDIVPLKLPNNIDKYFIDKSGCFIIYDFNTDLTYTYNENNANKRMSPCSTFKIYASLFALDAGVIDTETVYEWDGTKYKINGWNGNQTLSSAVKHSVVWFFQKLAINIGKSNMQAHIDKIDYGNRNISGGISNFWLLSSLEITPNEQIELLKKLYNNQLPFSKDTQDKVKDILILEENENFSLSGKTGTGEDKLGWFIGMVKNKQNQYAFVTNIEGISGTNGQRAKDITISILEYMNIFTNNN from the coding sequence ATGGTGCTTAAGAGTAGTTGGAAAGTAAGACTTATTAAATATTCCTTTTTTGTACTATCCTTTTTTTTGATATGTATATTAACATATAGCATTAATGTAAATCATGGTGAGCTTAGTCAAAATCTAGAAGACATTGTACCATTAAAGTTACCAAACAATATAGATAAATATTTTATCGATAAATCAGGGTGTTTTATTATTTACGATTTTAATACGGATTTAACTTATACGTATAATGAAAATAATGCTAATAAGCGAATGTCACCTTGTTCTACTTTTAAGATATATGCCTCTTTATTTGCTTTAGATGCAGGTGTGATCGATACAGAAACTGTATATGAATGGGATGGAACCAAATATAAAATCAACGGTTGGAATGGCAATCAGACACTATCAAGTGCTGTAAAACACTCAGTGGTCTGGTTTTTTCAAAAATTAGCTATTAATATTGGTAAATCAAACATGCAAGCGCATATTGATAAAATAGATTATGGTAACAGAAACATATCTGGAGGAATATCGAATTTTTGGTTATTATCTTCATTAGAAATTACTCCTAATGAACAAATAGAATTATTGAAAAAACTCTATAATAATCAATTACCATTTAGCAAAGATACACAGGATAAAGTTAAAGATATCTTAATATTAGAAGAAAATGAAAACTTCTCACTTTCTGGCAAGACTGGGACAGGCGAAGATAAGTTAGGGTGGTTTATAGGGATGGTAAAAAATAAGCAAAATCAATATGCATTCGTTACTAATATAGAGGGTATTAGTGGTACAAATGGTCAAAGAGCAAAGGACATTACAATAAGTATACTAGAATATATGAACATTTTTACTAATAACAACTAG
- a CDS encoding response regulator transcription factor has translation MYRVILVDDEPWTLAGLHKIFDWHHMGFDVIDKTTDSEYALEVILKEKPDVVFTDIRMPGISGLDLISISRENGLNTEFIIISGHDEFAYAQQAIRLGAFEYCLKPLKKDSNHTLLKRLAAHLKTKKTSSIPLDTDVMSYNVHFNNLLNYIKPHFNQKLQLNDLCEQFYISQSYCSELFKKELGKTFTEYLLSIRMEKAKTFLETTTLSIQEIGQQVGIHDYYHFIKTYKKYYDVTPSKYRKSLRS, from the coding sequence ATGTATCGGGTCATTTTGGTAGATGACGAGCCTTGGACATTAGCAGGACTTCACAAGATTTTTGATTGGCACCACATGGGTTTTGACGTCATTGATAAAACAACGGATTCTGAGTATGCTCTAGAAGTGATTCTAAAAGAAAAGCCAGATGTTGTCTTTACAGATATTCGTATGCCAGGTATTTCCGGTCTGGATCTCATTTCCATATCAAGAGAAAATGGTCTAAACACAGAGTTCATTATTATCAGCGGTCACGATGAATTTGCTTATGCGCAACAAGCCATTCGATTAGGTGCTTTTGAATATTGTTTAAAACCCTTAAAAAAAGATAGCAATCACACCCTTCTAAAACGACTTGCTGCTCACTTAAAAACAAAGAAAACCAGTTCGATACCCCTTGATACCGACGTGATGAGTTACAATGTTCATTTTAACAATCTTTTAAATTACATAAAGCCACACTTTAATCAAAAACTTCAATTAAATGACTTATGCGAACAATTTTATATCAGCCAATCCTATTGCAGTGAATTGTTTAAGAAAGAACTCGGTAAAACCTTCACAGAATACCTACTATCCATTCGAATGGAAAAGGCCAAAACCTTTCTTGAAACCACAACCCTTTCCATACAAGAAATTGGTCAGCAGGTAGGGATACATGATTATTATCATTTTATAAAAACCTATAAGAAATATTATGATGTAACGCCTTCAAAATACAGAAAATCCCTTAGGAGTTAA
- a CDS encoding LacI family DNA-binding transcriptional regulator has protein sequence MITIKDVAQKAKVSTATVSRVINGNYPVSDQVRENVMATIKELGYRPNVIARSLKCNKTYMVGMVVPDISNNYFMDIARGVESVLSPLGYSLIFCSTDENTEKELRLLNALNERRVDFVLLASSTQDSGKLKHFIDQGMNIIMIDTKLDELQTDLVVEDNHNATYKLISYVIGQGHQRIGVVNGLMGVSTARERYEGFCQALTAHHIPIEPSYRVEGAFDRMTAYEEVKRMLQRNMHDLPTALFAANNDMAEGTMMALKEMGLRIPEDMSLVTFGDINIPELIEPRLTIIAQNAGLIGQKAGELMIKRDNNTQEDREYEKIIIPAEIIIRDSVKLMDH, from the coding sequence ATGATTACAATAAAAGATGTTGCTCAAAAAGCGAAAGTATCCACCGCAACGGTATCCCGTGTCATTAATGGAAATTACCCTGTCAGTGACCAAGTAAGGGAGAATGTCATGGCTACCATTAAGGAACTGGGTTACCGTCCCAATGTTATAGCAAGAAGCCTTAAGTGTAACAAGACCTATATGGTAGGTATGGTTGTACCCGATATATCCAACAATTACTTCATGGATATTGCCAGAGGTGTTGAGAGTGTTCTTAGCCCTCTAGGTTATAGTCTCATATTTTGTAGTACCGATGAGAATACAGAAAAAGAACTCCGTCTGCTGAACGCCTTGAATGAGCGACGAGTAGATTTTGTGTTACTGGCTTCCAGTACGCAAGATAGCGGAAAATTAAAGCACTTTATAGACCAGGGTATGAACATCATTATGATTGATACGAAGCTAGATGAGCTTCAAACAGACTTGGTGGTAGAAGATAACCATAACGCAACCTATAAACTCATTTCCTATGTCATAGGACAAGGTCATCAGCGTATAGGTGTGGTAAATGGTCTTATGGGGGTAAGCACGGCCAGAGAACGCTATGAAGGATTCTGCCAAGCCCTTACGGCACATCACATACCCATTGAACCATCCTATAGGGTAGAGGGAGCTTTTGACCGAATGACAGCTTATGAGGAAGTAAAGCGTATGTTACAGCGGAACATGCATGACTTACCAACAGCACTCTTTGCCGCCAATAACGATATGGCAGAAGGAACCATGATGGCATTAAAAGAAATGGGGTTGCGTATACCAGAAGACATGTCACTTGTTACCTTTGGGGATATTAACATACCCGAGCTTATTGAGCCCCGTCTTACCATTATTGCTCAGAATGCTGGGTTAATTGGACAAAAGGCTGGTGAGCTCATGATAAAACGTGATAATAACACACAAGAAGATAGGGAATATGAGAAAATCATTATTCCAGCTGAAATTATCATTCGAGATTCGGTAAAACTGATGGACCATTAA
- a CDS encoding ATP-dependent metallopeptidase FtsH/Yme1/Tma family protein, with protein MVKNKKLLIIVISIIVVSAGIGSFFLFKNDSKEMTYNAFINHVENSQVEQVSIVDNHTLHVQLKDDEATVYTVPNPQTDNFKEFLLINDVQVGASGSSATVKTLQTIGVGLLIIGVLWYVRRGSSENKQVIVDANKRQVDDVRIVKFGNVAGNDEAKEMVKDIIDFIQTPDKYSAIGARMPRGVLLYGPPGTGKTLMAKAVAGEAGVPFYAVSGSDFIQMYVGVGASRIRKLFKKAKKSEKAVIFIDEIDAIGKKRAGKASASNDERDQTLNALLTEMSGFNDNDGIVVIAATNRVDTLDAALLRPGRFDRQIEIGLPDFTARKAILSLHAKNKPLCDSVQLDNLAKDTVCFSGAMLENLMNEAAIITANNNDDVISKEHIDKAFYTVIAGAEKKDRSHITEHDRKITAFHEAGHALVTKLLLPEHTISKVTIIPSTRGAGGFSMSIPKDKMYQSKREIKNNIRVLLSGRAAEEIAFGKDEITTGASNDIEKASQLVKDYIMKFGMDDELGIFNAESANMNDTDILKQCRQEIRQAYDETRTLLQNNYHYLTGIVDDLMEKETIKQEDIDMICA; from the coding sequence ATGGTGAAAAATAAGAAATTATTAATCATCGTAATCAGTATTATCGTTGTCTCAGCAGGCATTGGAAGCTTTTTTCTCTTTAAAAACGATTCTAAAGAAATGACATATAATGCATTTATAAATCATGTAGAAAATAGTCAGGTTGAACAGGTGAGTATTGTGGACAACCATACTTTGCATGTACAGCTAAAAGATGATGAAGCAACTGTATACACAGTACCCAATCCTCAAACAGATAACTTCAAAGAATTCTTGTTAATCAATGATGTACAGGTTGGTGCTAGTGGTAGTTCAGCCACAGTAAAAACCCTTCAAACCATAGGTGTTGGCCTATTGATTATAGGCGTATTATGGTACGTAAGAAGAGGTTCTAGTGAGAATAAGCAAGTCATTGTAGATGCTAATAAACGACAAGTTGACGATGTTAGGATTGTGAAGTTTGGCAATGTGGCAGGAAATGACGAAGCAAAAGAAATGGTGAAGGATATTATTGACTTTATTCAAACGCCAGATAAATATTCAGCTATCGGTGCGAGAATGCCAAGAGGTGTTCTACTCTATGGACCACCGGGAACCGGTAAAACCCTTATGGCAAAAGCTGTGGCAGGAGAAGCAGGCGTACCTTTTTATGCTGTTAGTGGTTCGGATTTTATTCAGATGTATGTAGGGGTAGGTGCCAGTCGTATTCGAAAACTCTTCAAGAAAGCTAAGAAAAGTGAAAAAGCCGTTATTTTCATTGATGAAATTGATGCAATAGGTAAAAAACGAGCAGGAAAAGCGTCAGCAAGTAATGATGAGAGAGATCAGACGTTGAATGCATTACTCACAGAAATGTCAGGGTTTAATGACAATGATGGTATCGTGGTCATCGCAGCCACTAATCGAGTGGATACCTTAGATGCAGCATTACTTAGACCTGGACGTTTTGACCGTCAGATAGAAATAGGTTTACCAGATTTTACGGCGAGAAAAGCCATTTTGTCTTTGCATGCTAAGAACAAACCTTTATGTGACAGCGTCCAGCTGGACAATCTTGCAAAAGATACGGTATGTTTTAGTGGTGCTATGCTTGAGAATCTGATGAATGAAGCGGCTATCATAACAGCTAACAATAACGATGACGTTATATCCAAGGAGCATATCGATAAAGCATTTTACACGGTCATTGCTGGTGCAGAGAAAAAAGACCGTAGCCATATTACAGAACATGACCGTAAGATTACGGCGTTCCATGAAGCAGGACATGCACTGGTTACGAAGCTTTTATTACCTGAGCACACCATATCAAAAGTCACCATTATTCCTAGCACCAGAGGAGCAGGTGGATTTAGTATGAGCATACCCAAGGACAAAATGTACCAGAGTAAACGAGAAATAAAAAACAATATTCGGGTGCTTTTAAGTGGCAGAGCTGCTGAAGAAATTGCTTTTGGAAAAGATGAAATTACAACAGGTGCAAGTAATGACATCGAAAAAGCGTCCCAATTGGTGAAAGACTATATTATGAAATTTGGTATGGATGATGAACTGGGTATATTCAATGCAGAATCAGCGAACATGAACGATACAGATATTCTCAAACAATGCCGCCAAGAGATTCGACAAGCCTATGATGAGACAAGGACATTGCTCCAGAATAACTATCATTATTTAACAGGTATTGTAGACGATCTCATGGAAAAAGAAACCATTAAGCAAGAGGATATTGATATGATTTGTGCTTAA